The Manihot esculenta cultivar AM560-2 chromosome 1, M.esculenta_v8, whole genome shotgun sequence genome has a window encoding:
- the LOC110609321 gene encoding vacuolar protein sorting-associated protein 25, with protein MQKLGDFKLPQFFNYPPYFTLQPVRDTREKQVQLWKDLILDYCKTQKIFVIELEDEFPLFSNPVIERSLSHEARKAFLSALVSEGRAEWLDKGHRKCLILWHQIQDWANIILLFVKDNGLEDGVMTIEEIRSGIESRGTELHGIDRTILMRALKLLEHKGKVAIFKGTSTDDEGVKFSV; from the exons ATGCAGAAATTGGGTGATTTCAAACTGCCGCAGTTCTTCAATTACCCACCATACTTCAC TTTGCAGCCTGTTAGGGACACTCGAGAAAAGCAAGTACAGCTTTGGAAGGATCTTATCCTTGATTATTGTAAAACGCAGAAAATATTTGTGATCGAATTGGAAGATGAATTTCCTTTGTTCTCTAATCCTGTGATTGAGA GATCTCTCAGTCATGAAGCTAGAAAAGCATTTCTCTCAGCATTAGTCTCAGAAG GCCGTGCAGAATGGTTAGACAAAGGACATAGGAAATGCCTTATTTTGTGGCATCAGATCCAAGATTGGGCCAACATTATTCTACTTTTT GTGAAGGACAATGGATTAGAGGATGGTGTTATGACTATTGAGGAAATACGCTCAGGAATTGAATCTCGAGGAACAG AGCTTCATGGGATAGATCGCACAATTTTGATGCGGGCATTGAAACTTCTAGAACACAAAGGGAAGGTTGCAATTTTTAAGGGGACCTCAACTGACGATGAAGGTGTGAAATTCTCCGTGTAG
- the LOC110609304 gene encoding pyruvate dehydrogenase E1 component subunit alpha-1, mitochondrial isoform X2 has protein sequence MALANCASSSRSNLLKPLIAVLSYTETLRRPISTSTDPLTIETSLPFTSHNCEPPSRSVETNPQELISFFRDMATMRRMEIAADSLYKAKLIRGFCHLYDGQEAVAVGMEAGITKKDCIITSYRDHCTFVGRGGTLLEVFSELMGRQGGCSKGKGGSMHFYKKDAGFYGGHGIVGAQVPLGCGLAFAQKYSKDETVTFALYGDGAANQGQLFEALNISALWDLPVILVCENNHYGMGTAEWRAAKSPAYYKRGDYVPGLKVDGMDALAVKQACKFAKEHVLRKGPIILEMDTYRYHGHSMSDPGSTYRTRDEISGVRQERDPIERIRKVILAHDLATERELKDFEKEIRKEVDQAIAQAKESPMPEPSELFTNVYVKGLGTEAFGADRKEVRAVLP, from the exons ATGGCCTTAGCTAACTGTGCTTCCTCCTCTAGATCCAATCTCCTTAAACCTCTCATCGCCGTCTTATCCTACACTGAGACTCTTCGCCGTCCGATCTCCACCTCCACCGATCCCCTCACTATCGAGACATCTCTTCCCTTCACTTCGCACAATTGTGAACCTCCTTCCCGTTCCGTCGAGACCAATCCCCAAGAGCTTATCTCCTTCTTCCGTGACATGGCCACTATGCGCCGGATGGAGATTGCTGCCGACTCTCTATACAAAGCCAAGCTTATCCGTGGCTTCTGTCACCTCTACGACGGGCAGGAAGCGGTGGCTGTAGGGATGGAAGCTGGTATTACTAAAAAGGACTGCATCATTACGTCATACCGGGATCACTGCACGTTCGTTGGTCGCGGTGGGACCCTTCTGGAGGTCTTCTCGGAGCTTATGGGACGCCAGGGCGGGTGTTCAAAGGGGAAGGGTGGGTCAATGCATTTCTACAAGAAGGATGCAGGATTTTATGGAGGACACGGCATCGTAGGAGCTCAGGTGCCACTGGGCTGTGGATTAGCTTTTGCGCAGAAGTACTCTAAGGATGAGACTGTGACGTTTGCCCTGTACGGAGATGGTGCGGCCAATCAGGGACAGTTGTTCGAGGCGCTTAATATCTCTGCTCTCTGGGATCTGCCTGTCATTTTGGTCTGCGAGAATAATCACT ATGGTATGGGGACGGCGGAGTGGAGAGCTGCTAAGAGTCCGGCTTACTACAAGCGTGGGGATTACGTTCCTGGTTTGAAG GTAGATGGCATGGATGCGCTTGCTGTGAAACAAGCATGCAAATTTGCAAAGGAGCATGTCTTGAGGAAGGGGCCAATT ATACTTGAAATGGATACCTACAGGTATCATGGTCACTCCATGTCTGATCCTGGCAGTACCTACCGTACTCGTGATGAGATTAGTGGCGTTAGACAG GAACGCGACCCAATTGAAAGGATAAGAAAGGTGATATTAGCTCATGATCTTGCTACAGAGAGGGAGCTAAAG GATTTTGAGaaagaaataagaaaagaaGTAGATCAAGCCATTGCTCAAGCCAAG GAAAGTCCAATGCCAGAACCCTCAGAACTTTTCACAAATGTGTATGTGAAGGGTCTGGGAACTGAG GCATTTGGAGCAGATAGGAAAGAAGTAAGAGCTGTGCTTCCATAA
- the LOC110609304 gene encoding pyruvate dehydrogenase E1 component subunit alpha-1, mitochondrial isoform X1, giving the protein MALANCASSSRSNLLKPLIAVLSYTETLRRPISTSTDPLTIETSLPFTSHNCEPPSRSVETNPQELISFFRDMATMRRMEIAADSLYKAKLIRGFCHLYDGQEAVAVGMEAGITKKDCIITSYRDHCTFVGRGGTLLEVFSELMGRQGGCSKGKGGSMHFYKKDAGFYGGHGIVGAQVPLGCGLAFAQKYSKDETVTFALYGDGAANQGQLFEALNISALWDLPVILVCENNHYGMGTAEWRAAKSPAYYKRGDYVPGLKVDGMDALAVKQACKFAKEHVLRKGPIILEMDTYRYHGHSMSDPGSTYRTRDEISGVRQERDPIERIRKVILAHDLATERELKDFEKEIRKEVDQAIAQAKESPMPEPSELFTNVYVKGLGTEGGIMRETFISLPSRTHQKQRGATVKKSTSSFIHAENLMMKSITRVQAPQFDYPHQFCDSRSTTRRISHLHRQLRSP; this is encoded by the exons ATGGCCTTAGCTAACTGTGCTTCCTCCTCTAGATCCAATCTCCTTAAACCTCTCATCGCCGTCTTATCCTACACTGAGACTCTTCGCCGTCCGATCTCCACCTCCACCGATCCCCTCACTATCGAGACATCTCTTCCCTTCACTTCGCACAATTGTGAACCTCCTTCCCGTTCCGTCGAGACCAATCCCCAAGAGCTTATCTCCTTCTTCCGTGACATGGCCACTATGCGCCGGATGGAGATTGCTGCCGACTCTCTATACAAAGCCAAGCTTATCCGTGGCTTCTGTCACCTCTACGACGGGCAGGAAGCGGTGGCTGTAGGGATGGAAGCTGGTATTACTAAAAAGGACTGCATCATTACGTCATACCGGGATCACTGCACGTTCGTTGGTCGCGGTGGGACCCTTCTGGAGGTCTTCTCGGAGCTTATGGGACGCCAGGGCGGGTGTTCAAAGGGGAAGGGTGGGTCAATGCATTTCTACAAGAAGGATGCAGGATTTTATGGAGGACACGGCATCGTAGGAGCTCAGGTGCCACTGGGCTGTGGATTAGCTTTTGCGCAGAAGTACTCTAAGGATGAGACTGTGACGTTTGCCCTGTACGGAGATGGTGCGGCCAATCAGGGACAGTTGTTCGAGGCGCTTAATATCTCTGCTCTCTGGGATCTGCCTGTCATTTTGGTCTGCGAGAATAATCACT ATGGTATGGGGACGGCGGAGTGGAGAGCTGCTAAGAGTCCGGCTTACTACAAGCGTGGGGATTACGTTCCTGGTTTGAAG GTAGATGGCATGGATGCGCTTGCTGTGAAACAAGCATGCAAATTTGCAAAGGAGCATGTCTTGAGGAAGGGGCCAATT ATACTTGAAATGGATACCTACAGGTATCATGGTCACTCCATGTCTGATCCTGGCAGTACCTACCGTACTCGTGATGAGATTAGTGGCGTTAGACAG GAACGCGACCCAATTGAAAGGATAAGAAAGGTGATATTAGCTCATGATCTTGCTACAGAGAGGGAGCTAAAG GATTTTGAGaaagaaataagaaaagaaGTAGATCAAGCCATTGCTCAAGCCAAG GAAAGTCCAATGCCAGAACCCTCAGAACTTTTCACAAATGTGTATGTGAAGGGTCTGGGAACTGAG GGGGGAATAATGAGGGAAACCTTCATTTCACTGCCATCCAGAACCCATCAAAAACAAAGGGGCGCGACTGTCAAAAAGAGTACAAGCTCATTCATACATGCAGAAAATCTAATGATGAAGTCCATAACTAGGGTGCAAGCCCCACAGTTTGATTATCCTCATCAGTTTTGCGACAGTAGAAGCACTACACGGAGAATTTCACACCTTCATCGTCAGTTGAGGTCCCCTTAA